In Acidaminococcus fermentans DSM 20731, one genomic interval encodes:
- the rpe gene encoding ribulose-phosphate 3-epimerase: MTIIAPSILSSDFSRLGEEVARIQDAGADWCHIDVMDGQFVPNLTFGAPVVKSLRKRTEMFFDCHLMVENPENYVDSFAAAGADLICVHAEATHHLHRLLQSIHSKGIQAGVALNPATPLCQIEEILPYADMILIMSVNPGFGGQKFIPTSVDKIRRLKQMIRERDLKTLIEVDGGVNGETAKACREAGADVLVAGSFVFGAADMQEAVAALR; this comes from the coding sequence ATGACCATCATTGCTCCTTCCATTTTGTCTTCTGATTTTTCCCGTCTGGGGGAAGAAGTGGCCCGCATCCAGGATGCGGGAGCTGACTGGTGCCATATCGATGTGATGGACGGCCAGTTCGTCCCCAACCTGACCTTCGGGGCCCCTGTGGTGAAATCCCTGCGGAAACGGACGGAGATGTTTTTTGACTGCCACCTGATGGTGGAAAATCCGGAAAACTATGTGGACAGCTTTGCCGCAGCCGGGGCCGACCTGATCTGCGTCCATGCGGAAGCCACCCACCATCTCCACCGGCTGCTCCAGAGCATCCACAGCAAGGGCATCCAGGCCGGTGTGGCGCTGAACCCCGCCACGCCGCTGTGCCAGATCGAGGAAATCCTGCCTTATGCGGACATGATCCTGATCATGAGCGTGAACCCCGGCTTTGGCGGGCAGAAATTCATCCCCACCAGTGTGGACAAGATCCGCCGGCTGAAACAGATGATCCGGGAGCGGGACCTGAAGACCCTGATCGAAGTGGACGGCGGGGTCAATGGGGAAACGGCCAAAGCCTGCCGGGAAGCCGGGGCCGATGTGCTGGTGGCCGGATCCTTTGTGTTCGGAGCGGCGGATATGCAGGAAGCGGTAGCGGCCCTGCGGTAA